Below is a window of Herminiimonas arsenicoxydans DNA.
ACCATGCGTGCCCCGTCCTTTACATAACTTTACCGCTCGCATGCGGTATCTCAACAGAGCGCACCTACAGTAACAACATGCCTGCACAAGTAGCAGGCGCCAACCGAGACAAAGGAGTTTCAATGAACAAGTACACCACACCATCCGTATCGTCGCCGGCTTCCGGCTCGCGCAGCCGTCGCCTGTTGATGGCAGGAGCAAGCGCCGTCATCGTCGGTGCCATCTCGCTGGCCGGCGTCAGCTACGCTGCCGACAATCAGGCTGCACCGGCCAAGGTCGAGAAGCATGAGCGGCACGGCGGCAAACACGGAAAGATGAATCCGGAACATGCGGAAAAACGTTTCGACCGCATGCTGCATCGCCTGGTGCCGGATGCCACCACGGAACAGAAAGCCAGGTTGAGCGTCATCGCCAAATCCGCTTTCGCCGACCTGCAACCCTTGCGCCAGCAAGGCCGCGACCTGCATGCACAACGCAGCAAGCTACTGTCAGCCGCCACCATCGATCGCAGCGCGCTTGAACAACTGCGCCAGACCGAGCAGAAACTGGCCGACCAGCGTTCACGCCGGGTGACACAGGCTTTTGCCGATGCTGCAGAAGTATTGACGCCAGCGCAGCGTGTCAAGGCAGTGGAAGCCATGCAGAA
It encodes the following:
- a CDS encoding Conserved hypothetical protein; putative exported protein (Evidence 4 : Homologs of previously reported genes of unknown function); amino-acid sequence: MPAQVAGANRDKGVSMNKYTTPSVSSPASGSRSRRLLMAGASAVIVGAISLAGVSYAADNQAAPAKVEKHERHGGKHGKMNPEHAEKRFDRMLHRLVPDATTEQKARLSVIAKSAFADLQPLRQQGRDLHAQRSKLLSAATIDRSALEQLRQTEQKLADQRSRRVTQAFADAAEVLTPAQRVKAVEAMQKHKRGFGHGFGHGPRSHHGHEHKPAAEAAKAQAKQ